One Vibrio penaeicida DNA segment encodes these proteins:
- a CDS encoding non-ribosomal peptide synthetase produces MDASIHHQKLSAKCGHVALPWLQQFELITRQFPNHQAILNPSGDSFSYQELDSKANQLANYLRDALGRLPAGHTGQVVAVCFSRVNVEVATAFLAVLKLGAAIHFVEPKLGIEVNNKRLRKISPDLVLLDENNAHLSHDIEEFETLVLSEHQHQIDHAAETSIVTVGSRNSACVFCSSGTTGEPKVITMPMLPLSNLTRSASEELHLCPESRLIQLARRNFDAVVHELAISLGNGACLVLVDEQTMFCHQGFVEFIEEQRVSHMTITPSHISHLLKTHEGNPSRIFEPLNTVMLVGEAFSDDLPPRLAKAGVSRVVNGYGPSEAGIWVMSSVLFDSGVSTEIMPTTLGKPVRGVDVRVMRQCDLTHTWQLCEAGEKGELLVSNRLQNVYKDQKNNQSRYLYIPDPITDNIECFYRTGDIVEISNQNELVFVGRQDNQIKLAGQLVVTDEVANQLKEACVTLFKARNIDIYIDVERNSQGTPVSLTAYHTAETPQDADNIACEISRYLTNQLPSYMLPKRYAWLERFPIKVGGKLDTVSIQSNAQDSKRIQAPQTLPQTVTQLGIASIWQHILSMSDSIYLEHSFTDLGGTSLQLLSMLSEVNREFGIHIKSDSLMHIDTLLNLSVAVESAISCPQSEALLPPSEINSLIEMKSSEHNKYLFLVHPGDGHVQVYQKMMPLLPDTLNVYGLRAPGAEAGEEIVPFSVLEYAQRYANLIMKQQPHGDVFIMGYCAGAPISIEIARLLEQSNRKVAMLALVDLPNGYHLQENTDIAQGLATFFEQMYGVDVSAKQLREHADSETQFEHLFKLALQQGKVAHNEKDQLRNALNGVMYEPEQEDSVETLHLFFKYAFKLDIPSQKLRNLSNEMDRLNYIVNKGRAKGVFPAALTSDYFSRLLAMENTTKEAVHGYVPAPLSIQGKILYLHAQPSVENPMAWYPNPQTWVPYLNKMEVQQLKGDHYSIVREDQDMKDLIRCLAPHITVS; encoded by the coding sequence ATGGATGCTTCAATTCATCACCAAAAACTCTCTGCCAAATGTGGTCATGTGGCTCTGCCATGGTTACAACAATTCGAACTAATTACTCGTCAGTTTCCAAACCACCAAGCTATTTTAAACCCTTCCGGCGACTCTTTTAGTTATCAAGAGTTGGACAGTAAAGCTAATCAACTTGCAAACTACTTACGTGATGCGCTTGGCCGATTGCCCGCGGGACACACGGGTCAAGTTGTCGCTGTGTGTTTTTCTCGGGTGAATGTCGAAGTCGCAACTGCGTTTTTGGCTGTTCTAAAACTGGGGGCTGCCATTCATTTTGTTGAGCCTAAGCTTGGGATCGAAGTGAATAACAAACGTTTGAGAAAAATATCGCCTGATCTTGTCCTCCTTGACGAAAATAATGCTCACCTATCCCACGATATTGAAGAGTTTGAAACGTTGGTACTGAGCGAGCATCAACATCAAATAGATCATGCCGCTGAAACAAGTATTGTGACTGTTGGGTCACGTAATAGTGCTTGTGTATTCTGCAGTTCAGGGACAACAGGTGAGCCCAAAGTGATAACAATGCCAATGCTTCCACTGTCCAACCTAACTCGTTCTGCAAGCGAAGAGCTCCACCTATGCCCTGAAAGTCGCCTTATACAGCTTGCTCGACGTAATTTTGATGCGGTGGTGCACGAGCTGGCGATTTCTTTAGGTAATGGAGCATGCTTAGTATTGGTGGACGAACAAACGATGTTTTGCCATCAAGGGTTTGTCGAGTTCATAGAAGAGCAGCGAGTGTCACACATGACTATTACGCCTTCGCATATCAGCCATTTACTGAAAACACACGAAGGCAATCCTTCACGCATTTTTGAGCCTTTGAACACTGTTATGCTGGTTGGAGAAGCTTTTAGTGATGACCTCCCTCCTCGTCTAGCAAAGGCTGGCGTATCTCGCGTGGTAAATGGATATGGTCCATCTGAAGCCGGTATTTGGGTGATGAGCTCCGTGCTATTTGATTCAGGTGTATCAACAGAAATTATGCCGACTACACTAGGTAAGCCCGTTCGTGGCGTTGATGTTCGTGTTATGAGGCAGTGTGATTTAACACATACCTGGCAATTATGTGAAGCGGGTGAAAAAGGCGAACTACTGGTGAGTAACCGCCTTCAAAACGTTTACAAAGATCAGAAAAACAATCAGAGTCGATATCTGTATATCCCAGACCCTATCACCGATAACATCGAGTGCTTTTACCGAACGGGCGACATTGTCGAAATTTCAAACCAAAACGAATTGGTCTTTGTGGGTAGGCAGGATAATCAAATCAAGCTCGCTGGACAGCTTGTTGTAACAGACGAAGTGGCAAACCAACTAAAAGAAGCATGTGTCACTCTCTTTAAAGCTCGCAACATCGATATATACATAGATGTAGAGCGAAATTCTCAGGGTACGCCGGTATCTTTAACTGCCTACCATACCGCAGAAACACCTCAAGATGCTGACAACATTGCTTGCGAGATCAGTCGTTATCTAACTAATCAGCTCCCCTCTTACATGCTTCCGAAACGTTATGCTTGGCTGGAACGCTTTCCTATCAAAGTAGGAGGAAAATTAGATACGGTTTCAATCCAATCAAATGCTCAGGACTCTAAACGCATTCAGGCTCCGCAAACATTGCCTCAAACAGTTACTCAATTAGGTATCGCTAGTATTTGGCAGCATATCCTTTCGATGAGCGACTCCATTTATCTTGAGCATAGCTTTACGGACTTAGGCGGGACATCCCTGCAACTATTATCTATGTTGTCAGAAGTGAATCGAGAGTTTGGCATCCATATAAAATCAGACTCATTGATGCATATCGACACACTATTAAACCTATCCGTAGCCGTTGAAAGTGCCATAAGCTGCCCTCAATCAGAAGCTTTACTGCCTCCTTCTGAGATCAATTCTTTGATTGAGATGAAATCCTCAGAACACAATAAATATCTGTTCTTGGTGCATCCTGGGGATGGTCATGTTCAGGTGTATCAAAAAATGATGCCTTTACTGCCAGATACTCTGAATGTTTATGGGTTACGCGCACCTGGTGCCGAGGCTGGCGAAGAAATTGTCCCGTTTTCAGTTCTCGAATACGCGCAGCGTTACGCCAACCTCATTATGAAGCAGCAACCTCACGGAGACGTCTTTATTATGGGGTATTGCGCTGGAGCCCCCATTTCCATAGAAATTGCCCGCCTCTTAGAACAATCCAATAGGAAAGTTGCGATGCTTGCACTTGTAGACCTGCCTAATGGATATCACTTGCAAGAAAATACGGATATTGCGCAAGGGCTCGCTACCTTTTTTGAGCAAATGTACGGTGTGGATGTTTCTGCAAAGCAACTAAGAGAGCACGCAGACTCAGAAACGCAATTCGAACACCTATTCAAGCTTGCCTTACAGCAAGGAAAGGTCGCTCACAACGAAAAAGATCAACTTCGTAATGCGCTCAATGGCGTTATGTATGAACCAGAGCAAGAAGACTCCGTTGAAACACTGCACCTTTTCTTCAAATACGCCTTTAAATTAGATATTCCATCCCAAAAACTGCGTAACCTTAGTAACGAAATGGACAGACTCAACTACATCGTGAATAAAGGACGAGCAAAAGGCGTTTTTCCTGCTGCTCTAACCAGCGATTATTTCTCTCGATTATTGGCAATGGAAAACACAACAAAAGAGGCAGTCCATGGATACGTGCCAGCTCCTTTAAGTATTCAAGGCAAAATTCTTTACTTACATGCGCAGCCAAGCGTTGAGAACCCTATGGCCTGGTACCCTAACCCACAAACTTGGGTTCCCTATCTAAACAAGATGGAAGTACAACAGCTGAAGGGCGACCACTACTCGATTGTTAGAGAAGATCAGGATATGAAAGATCTCATTCGATGTTTAGCACCTCACATCACCGTTTCCTAA
- a CDS encoding chromosome partitioning protein ParA yields the protein MMTKVFSFLVPVVLAGATYLSLSSDTANERTAGIAPSSTVLSNATEQQSKAQEIRDQAKIVADDPKSMPETQENRFDDLKGALLYSALESFWEKCRAIGDCTSQLDKALLNMDERWYQLLSRFPSLSDEWNLQQANIPLENAGNLKERVQLFKEGAHQVWGDMASVILSDQFTLLDFRLASEEITHVEPDMFFEAYQSLISQWNTSVQGLNVSTNAEQYEYGLSLIPSHYSHENQRDIRKMLRLHHLESEDIRELEARENQVDAQKKEVNDYQLELRKLKSRLADQRTREKSHLNDREWESYYHQQVTEFRQEFFSVK from the coding sequence ATGATGACAAAGGTCTTTTCCTTTCTTGTGCCCGTTGTACTCGCGGGCGCTACTTACCTTAGCTTGTCTTCCGATACGGCTAACGAACGAACGGCAGGCATAGCCCCAAGCAGCACGGTTTTATCTAACGCTACCGAGCAGCAATCAAAGGCTCAAGAGATTAGAGATCAAGCCAAGATCGTAGCAGATGACCCGAAAAGCATGCCAGAGACACAGGAGAATCGTTTCGATGACTTAAAAGGAGCGCTCTTGTATTCAGCTCTGGAAAGCTTTTGGGAAAAATGCCGAGCTATTGGAGATTGCACAAGCCAATTGGATAAAGCTTTACTTAATATGGATGAGCGATGGTACCAATTGCTATCCCGTTTTCCTTCTCTCAGTGATGAGTGGAATCTTCAACAAGCTAATATACCGTTGGAGAATGCTGGAAACTTAAAAGAACGTGTACAACTTTTTAAAGAGGGTGCGCATCAAGTATGGGGTGATATGGCGAGTGTCATACTTTCAGATCAATTCACACTGTTGGATTTTCGTTTAGCAAGTGAAGAAATAACGCACGTAGAGCCAGACATGTTCTTTGAGGCTTATCAATCACTCATTTCACAGTGGAACACCAGTGTTCAGGGCTTAAACGTATCAACAAATGCAGAACAATATGAATATGGTCTATCGCTGATCCCAAGCCACTATAGCCATGAGAATCAGCGCGATATTAGAAAAATGTTACGGTTACATCACTTAGAAAGTGAAGATATTCGTGAGTTAGAGGCGCGAGAAAACCAAGTTGACGCGCAGAAAAAAGAAGTAAACGACTATCAGTTGGAACTCCGTAAGTTAAAAAGTCGATTAGCCGACCAACGAACACGAGAGAAATCGCATTTAAATGACCGCGAGTGGGAATCGTATTACCACCAGCAAGTGACCGAATTTAGACAAGAATTTTTCAGTGTTAAGTAA
- a CDS encoding sphingomyelin phosphodiesterase, giving the protein MRNTQWKLLVAIALTSTSSLADTDVYLTNNSDKPLTIQVKHTGSDLLQHGSEWFQHIQELKPWETKSVMSFNRWEGVKAGHTYEFETVASNPNGESIRLHQKMNGYWYNSAMTYGVSSSDVELDLKEDRSVYRYQSQVFGQREVELAFKSDATGRYDDLYYTITPKKQSESPDSTSTTLKVMTYNVWALPAIASHIGDRLDIIPEYVKGYDVLALQEVFSNGRNDFLRALAKEYPYQTKMLDKSGFNIHDGGVTIVSRYPIVNQAQYVFPDCSGTDCFADKGVNYAEVIKNGQAYHVFATHTASFDTDTAREYRQKQFRQMREMAHSLNIPTSETVIYSGDFNVNKRKFPGDYQQMIANLNAIEPTYSGYTESTFDPRINNFAGEALSGGENVEYLDYIMVSAEYAVKNQNSNRVDVPRSTDERLWKHYNLSDHFPVSAVIK; this is encoded by the coding sequence ATGAGAAATACACAGTGGAAACTACTTGTTGCTATAGCACTTACTTCGACAAGTTCACTCGCGGATACAGATGTTTACCTTACTAATAACTCAGATAAACCTTTAACAATACAAGTTAAGCATACGGGGTCAGATCTTCTGCAGCATGGGAGTGAATGGTTTCAACATATTCAAGAGCTTAAGCCTTGGGAAACGAAATCAGTAATGAGTTTTAATCGTTGGGAAGGTGTTAAGGCAGGTCATACTTACGAGTTTGAAACCGTTGCTTCAAATCCTAACGGAGAAAGCATTCGCTTACACCAAAAAATGAATGGATATTGGTACAACTCCGCTATGACATATGGCGTTAGTTCATCTGATGTTGAGCTTGATTTGAAAGAAGATCGAAGCGTGTACCGTTATCAATCTCAAGTTTTTGGTCAGCGAGAAGTCGAACTGGCGTTCAAATCTGACGCAACTGGGCGCTATGATGATCTCTACTACACAATTACGCCAAAAAAACAAAGCGAATCGCCGGATTCAACATCAACGACGCTGAAAGTGATGACTTATAATGTTTGGGCATTACCTGCGATTGCTTCGCACATTGGCGATCGACTCGACATCATCCCAGAGTATGTGAAAGGTTACGATGTGTTGGCACTTCAGGAAGTCTTTTCAAATGGCAGAAATGATTTTCTTAGAGCATTAGCGAAAGAGTACCCATACCAGACCAAAATGTTAGATAAAAGTGGTTTTAATATACACGATGGTGGTGTGACTATTGTTAGCCGATACCCGATTGTTAATCAGGCACAATATGTTTTCCCAGATTGCAGCGGCACAGATTGTTTTGCGGATAAGGGTGTGAATTATGCTGAGGTCATAAAAAATGGTCAGGCGTATCATGTCTTTGCTACTCATACTGCGTCATTTGACACGGATACTGCTCGCGAATATCGCCAGAAACAATTCCGACAGATGCGCGAGATGGCGCATTCTCTGAACATCCCAACAAGTGAAACTGTGATTTACAGTGGCGACTTTAACGTTAATAAAAGGAAGTTTCCTGGTGATTATCAACAGATGATCGCAAACCTAAATGCAATTGAGCCCACTTATTCGGGTTACACGGAATCGACATTTGATCCGCGTATAAACAATTTTGCAGGCGAGGCACTTTCTGGCGGCGAAAATGTTGAATACTTAGATTACATCATGGTAAGCGCTGAATATGCCGTGAAAAACCAAAATAGTAATCGTGTTGATGTACCAAGAAGCACCGATGAGAGATTATGGAAGCATTATAACTTATCCGATCACTTCCCAGTTTCGGCTGTTATCAAATGA
- a CDS encoding DUF3634 family protein — protein MLWLLLVAAIAIFWLIGVDRPKLKAEFRDGELATFKGHFPAGFKHNCLEIGHKTPFSGVVKVYSTRNGARLTFSKSIPSKVQQRIRNVFPHQGFKNDSSKKSA, from the coding sequence ATGTTGTGGCTTTTATTGGTTGCTGCCATTGCTATATTTTGGTTAATTGGCGTCGACCGCCCGAAGCTCAAGGCTGAGTTTAGAGACGGCGAGCTGGCTACATTTAAAGGTCATTTCCCCGCTGGTTTTAAACATAACTGCCTTGAAATTGGTCACAAGACCCCATTTTCTGGTGTTGTTAAAGTATATTCAACACGCAATGGTGCAAGGCTCACTTTTAGCAAAAGCATACCGAGCAAAGTTCAGCAACGAATCAGAAACGTATTTCCGCATCAGGGCTTTAAAAACGACTCGTCAAAAAAATCTGCGTAA
- the matP gene encoding macrodomain Ter protein MatP has product MKYQQLDNLECGWKWQYLIKKWKDGETITKHLDSSEADQAVEQLKRIEHEPTFVLEWIDRHMSPELDNKMKQAIRAKRKRHFNAEQVHTKKKSIDLDYRVWEKLSGRANELGCTLSDAIEYLLSEASRSEKASKTVNSLKEDLSKLLSD; this is encoded by the coding sequence ATGAAATATCAACAGCTTGATAACCTTGAATGTGGTTGGAAGTGGCAGTATCTCATCAAAAAATGGAAAGATGGTGAAACGATCACGAAACATCTCGATTCCAGTGAGGCAGATCAAGCCGTTGAGCAATTAAAACGCATAGAACATGAACCAACATTCGTGCTGGAATGGATCGATAGGCACATGTCTCCTGAGCTTGATAACAAGATGAAGCAGGCGATACGAGCAAAGCGAAAGCGCCACTTCAATGCAGAACAAGTTCATACCAAAAAGAAGTCCATCGATCTGGATTACCGTGTTTGGGAAAAGCTGTCTGGGCGTGCTAATGAGTTAGGCTGTACGCTATCTGATGCCATTGAATATTTGCTCAGTGAAGCATCTCGCAGTGAGAAAGCAAGCAAAACGGTAAATAGCCTAAAAGAAGACTTAAGTAAGTTATTGTCTGATTAA
- a CDS encoding AAA family ATPase: MQQTWQNVTPQYEDYNSLFEQFETLNSQSFLTMQPRFSSALARFDKLSNLTRVLLVNGPDNAIYRQIMLHSFQELQQSGDLDNKPVVKTETVDPKDIFGSFESEDGEVTRLNEGLLHQANGGYLLVSANLLLANPSSWLKLKSALLGEAFSLLSTSSKQLPNETPHRTVDVKLIVLGDRSQMGDLDYMDVDMGSDFCMFSELEPDYRINNESIEKYLGYVKYLISHYSLPSLNVSGIQELLRAGARECEDQQFFPLSPLWHNSLLSEAAIESGSEIIEGVHIKAALASRYFSESYLPKRALEDILDGQVVIETEGEQIGQVNGLTVVDVAGHPVSYGEPARISCVMHFGDGDISDVERKADLAGNIHAKGMMIMQAFVSRALDLEEPLPYSASIVFEQSYCETDGDSASLAQLCSFLSALAEVPINQQIAVTGAVDQFGRVQAVGGLNEKIEGFFDVCAHQGLSGGQGVILPLTNLKHLVLKDEVVEAIKEKKFHIWTVESVDQALPLLTGKEFRGDGENTILAKIIERLENFDKPEQGNRLIDRIKQWFDHN; this comes from the coding sequence ATGCAGCAAACTTGGCAGAACGTCACCCCTCAATACGAAGATTATAATTCGCTGTTCGAACAGTTCGAGACATTAAACTCACAATCTTTCTTAACAATGCAGCCTCGCTTCTCTTCTGCTTTAGCCCGCTTCGATAAACTTAGCAACTTAACTCGCGTCCTTCTAGTTAATGGACCAGACAACGCGATTTATCGCCAAATAATGCTCCACTCGTTTCAAGAATTGCAGCAGTCAGGAGATTTGGATAACAAACCGGTGGTCAAAACAGAAACGGTTGATCCGAAAGATATTTTTGGTTCGTTCGAGTCTGAAGATGGAGAAGTTACTCGTTTAAACGAAGGTTTACTACACCAAGCCAATGGCGGTTACCTGTTAGTTTCTGCAAATCTGCTTTTAGCTAATCCTTCTAGTTGGCTCAAGTTGAAATCAGCGCTATTGGGAGAAGCTTTTAGCTTACTTTCAACGTCTTCCAAGCAACTACCGAACGAAACCCCACATCGAACTGTTGACGTCAAACTCATTGTGCTAGGCGACAGGTCACAAATGGGCGACTTGGATTATATGGATGTTGATATGGGAAGCGACTTCTGTATGTTTTCAGAATTAGAACCCGATTACCGTATTAATAACGAATCTATTGAAAAATATCTGGGCTATGTAAAATACTTGATATCCCACTACTCTCTACCTTCTTTAAATGTTTCTGGTATACAAGAGCTACTCCGAGCTGGTGCACGCGAGTGTGAAGACCAACAATTTTTCCCACTAAGCCCACTGTGGCACAACAGCCTACTCAGCGAAGCTGCCATTGAATCGGGATCCGAGATCATTGAAGGCGTTCATATTAAAGCAGCTTTGGCATCGAGGTACTTTTCCGAATCTTATCTACCGAAACGCGCACTTGAAGACATTCTGGATGGTCAGGTCGTTATTGAGACCGAAGGCGAGCAAATTGGGCAAGTCAATGGACTAACTGTGGTTGATGTTGCAGGTCACCCTGTATCTTACGGTGAACCAGCGCGTATTTCATGCGTTATGCACTTCGGCGATGGCGACATTTCAGATGTTGAACGCAAAGCTGACTTAGCTGGTAATATTCATGCCAAAGGTATGATGATAATGCAGGCTTTTGTAAGTAGAGCATTGGATCTAGAAGAACCGTTGCCATATTCAGCGTCCATCGTATTTGAACAGTCCTACTGCGAAACGGACGGAGACAGCGCTTCTTTAGCACAACTGTGCTCCTTCTTGAGTGCACTTGCGGAAGTACCAATAAATCAGCAAATCGCGGTTACAGGTGCGGTTGACCAATTTGGTCGTGTACAGGCTGTAGGTGGATTGAATGAAAAAATTGAAGGCTTCTTTGATGTTTGTGCTCATCAAGGTCTGAGTGGCGGTCAAGGCGTTATTTTACCCCTTACAAACCTGAAGCACCTCGTGTTAAAAGACGAGGTTGTCGAAGCCATTAAAGAGAAGAAATTCCACATTTGGACCGTCGAATCTGTAGATCAAGCCTTACCATTACTGACTGGTAAGGAATTCAGAGGTGACGGTGAAAACACTATATTGGCGAAAATCATTGAAAGATTAGAAAATTTTGATAAGCCAGAACAAGGTAATCGTTTGATTGATCGAATAAAACAGTGGTTCGACCATAACTGA
- the fabA gene encoding bifunctional 3-hydroxydecanoyl-ACP dehydratase/trans-2-decenoyl-ACP isomerase, with protein sequence MQNKRESYNREELLASSRGELFGPTGPQLPAPNMLMMDRITKMSETEGEYGKGRIEAELDITPDLWFFDCHFPGDPVMPGCLGLDAMWQLVGFYLGWVGGEGKGRALGVGEVKFTGQILPTAKKVTYQIDMKRVVNRRLVMGLADGRVLVDGKEIYVAKDLKVGLFQDTSSF encoded by the coding sequence ATGCAAAATAAACGTGAATCGTATAATCGCGAAGAACTTCTAGCTTCCAGCCGCGGCGAGTTGTTTGGTCCTACTGGTCCTCAGCTTCCTGCACCAAACATGCTAATGATGGATCGCATCACAAAGATGTCTGAAACTGAAGGCGAATATGGGAAAGGACGTATTGAAGCAGAGCTAGATATTACTCCGGATCTCTGGTTCTTTGACTGCCACTTCCCTGGCGACCCTGTTATGCCTGGTTGCCTTGGTCTAGATGCTATGTGGCAGCTAGTAGGCTTCTACCTAGGTTGGGTTGGCGGCGAAGGTAAAGGCCGTGCTCTTGGGGTTGGCGAAGTGAAGTTCACAGGTCAAATTCTTCCAACAGCAAAAAAAGTGACTTACCAAATCGACATGAAGCGTGTTGTAAACCGCAGACTGGTTATGGGCTTGGCAGACGGTCGAGTTCTAGTAGACGGAAAAGAAATCTACGTAGCAAAAGATTTGAAAGTGGGTCTATTCCAAGACACTTCTTCTTTCTAA
- the rmf gene encoding ribosome modulation factor produces MKRQKRDRLERAQSQGYKAGLNGRSQEACPYQQMDAKSYWLGGWRDARDDKQAGLYK; encoded by the coding sequence ATGAAGAGACAGAAGCGTGATCGCCTTGAAAGAGCTCAATCTCAGGGATATAAAGCGGGTCTGAACGGTCGATCTCAGGAGGCTTGCCCCTATCAGCAGATGGACGCGAAATCGTATTGGCTAGGCGGTTGGCGTGATGCCAGAGATGACAAGCAAGCTGGTCTCTATAAATAA
- a CDS encoding DUF3466 family protein codes for MSRNRVFKLSAITSLIIGATSAHAALYSIEVVSSSENENFGSAISESTGVTNCFAEACANSSSNPIVASRGRIGEAGQWINDEMDFLFDNRFRFVDQTSNRDEYRKYCDYNLRYNTCEAWADRFFHGTNGSGGAQRVLNSFTWSTPFSADNNNTKAFLTSGSLISEVSGNISGTNEIVVNNFDGTTAIGNSSSGYLHSGSSNYARQYKSRGFYGSTVLEPIVTSQPLDTMGVTRAFDSFAYDNQDGSGEKKYVVGSSAFSIFGTKSDCETVSDPHTRSQCQNLRFNNQAVMWDVTDPASVSVTKVTDTSSGTQSSQASVRAAVINKVSGSTLEDKPVLVGFYNRKNSSDMLPEAAIFEPKFEDSLNPQKITGWSTKDIDGTTLNPDGYIYHSSIATDINQNMLVIGSTKRGNYDYKRSRTDVPVEEGSLNNRLWLANASSANPTATYLTGGIFFAGSGGDMRAVNDFNEIVGRIDAENVREVDGKLRRKRAFIYPYNVGSIAGNRGSIFQNKAWWLDDLTNDGSVSGHNNQFRIIDANDINNAGIISASAMMCAGGYKTTSHNASCSGTEKLVSIKLTPINGATASNIQQRTADKDPVERKGAGLGILLLGVLSLISFRRK; via the coding sequence ATGAGTCGTAATAGAGTATTTAAACTTTCGGCAATAACGTCACTAATCATAGGTGCAACGTCTGCTCATGCAGCGTTATACAGTATTGAAGTTGTAAGCAGTTCAGAGAATGAGAACTTTGGTTCTGCAATAAGCGAATCCACGGGTGTGACTAACTGTTTTGCAGAAGCATGTGCAAACAGTAGTAGTAATCCTATTGTGGCCTCCCGTGGTCGTATTGGTGAGGCAGGCCAGTGGATCAACGATGAAATGGATTTTCTTTTTGATAACCGCTTCCGATTTGTTGATCAAACAAGTAATCGCGACGAATATCGTAAATATTGCGATTACAACTTGCGCTATAACACATGTGAAGCATGGGCTGACCGCTTTTTCCATGGGACAAATGGTTCTGGTGGTGCCCAGCGTGTCTTGAACTCGTTTACGTGGTCTACACCGTTCTCAGCAGATAACAACAACACAAAAGCATTTTTAACTAGTGGTTCGTTGATTTCTGAAGTATCAGGCAATATTTCTGGTACGAATGAAATAGTAGTGAACAACTTTGATGGGACAACGGCGATAGGTAATTCAAGCAGCGGCTACCTTCATTCGGGGTCTAGCAACTACGCTCGCCAGTATAAAAGCCGAGGTTTCTATGGTTCTACCGTACTTGAACCTATCGTGACTTCTCAGCCACTTGATACAATGGGTGTGACTCGCGCGTTTGATTCGTTTGCTTATGATAATCAGGACGGATCAGGTGAGAAAAAGTACGTTGTGGGATCGTCAGCATTTTCAATATTTGGGACTAAGTCGGATTGTGAAACAGTTTCCGACCCTCATACTCGCTCTCAATGCCAAAACTTACGTTTCAATAATCAAGCGGTGATGTGGGATGTCACAGATCCTGCGTCGGTAAGCGTAACGAAAGTAACGGATACATCCAGCGGCACTCAGTCAAGTCAGGCTAGTGTTCGCGCCGCTGTTATTAATAAAGTATCCGGTTCTACTTTAGAAGATAAGCCTGTTCTTGTTGGTTTCTATAACCGTAAGAACTCTTCAGATATGCTTCCAGAAGCGGCTATATTTGAGCCAAAATTTGAAGATAGCTTAAACCCTCAAAAAATTACTGGCTGGTCAACAAAAGATATTGACGGGACGACATTAAACCCAGACGGGTATATTTACCATAGCTCTATTGCGACAGACATTAACCAAAATATGTTGGTTATAGGCTCGACCAAGCGTGGTAACTACGATTACAAACGTAGCCGTACTGATGTGCCAGTAGAAGAGGGCTCATTGAACAATCGTTTATGGCTTGCGAATGCTTCTTCTGCTAATCCAACGGCCACTTATTTGACTGGCGGGATCTTTTTCGCGGGGTCGGGTGGTGATATGCGTGCAGTCAACGACTTCAACGAAATTGTAGGCCGTATTGACGCTGAAAACGTTCGTGAAGTGGATGGTAAACTAAGACGTAAGCGTGCTTTCATTTATCCATACAATGTTGGAAGCATAGCGGGTAACCGCGGAAGTATTTTCCAAAACAAAGCTTGGTGGCTTGATGATCTCACTAACGACGGATCGGTTTCAGGTCATAACAACCAGTTTAGGATCATCGATGCAAATGACATTAACAATGCTGGCATCATTTCTGCTTCTGCAATGATGTGTGCTGGTGGCTATAAAACGACGAGCCACAATGCTTCGTGCAGCGGTACGGAAAAGCTTGTTTCTATTAAACTTACACCCATAAATGGTGCTACAGCATCGAATATTCAGCAACGAACTGCCGATAAAGATCCTGTAGAGCGTAAAGGTGCTGGGCTAGGGATCCTCTTGTTAGGTGTCCTATCACTAATCAGTTTCCGTCGTAAATAG